The Niastella koreensis GR20-10 genome includes a window with the following:
- a CDS encoding DUF1634 domain-containing protein — MRKQLHKPEDKDLEIIMGNLLRFGVLFAAIIVVAGAFVYLQQHSFDKTQYTSFAGEPERFTAYKRIWQTAFQGRGRSIIQLGLLFLIATPIARIVFSIVGFVLERDVLYTIITCIVLTVVLYGFL, encoded by the coding sequence ATGCGCAAACAGCTTCATAAACCGGAAGATAAAGACCTGGAGATAATCATGGGAAACCTGTTGCGATTTGGTGTATTGTTCGCTGCCATTATTGTGGTGGCCGGGGCCTTTGTTTATTTACAACAACACAGTTTCGATAAAACGCAATACACCAGTTTTGCCGGTGAACCGGAACGGTTTACGGCCTATAAACGCATCTGGCAAACCGCGTTCCAGGGCCGGGGAAGATCAATTATTCAATTAGGACTGCTGTTCCTGATCGCCACGCCTATAGCAAGGATTGTTTTCTCCATAGTGGGCTTTGTACTGGAAAGGGATGTATTATATACGATCATTACGTGTATCGTACTCACCGTTGTACTCTATGGGTTCCTGTAA